Genomic segment of Acidimicrobiales bacterium:
GTCCTCGACCTCGGCATGCGGCTGGGGGAGGGCAGTGGCGCCGCGCTCGCCATCCCGACGGTCCAGGCGGCGGCCAAGATCCTCCGAGACATGGCCACCTTCGACGCTGCCGGTGTCACCGACAAGGGCGGCTCCCAAGGTTGAGGCCGGCCCCGATCGGTGCGGATCGGCCCAGGTGCGGGCCCCGCCCGGTCGATTGGGACCCGCTCGGAGGCGGCCGGTGGCCGACGGCCCGGGTGTGGTGACGCGGTACGATCGGCTCCTTGCGGGCGCATAGCTCAGTTGGTTAGAGCGCAGCCTTCACACGGCTGAGGTCGGGTGTTCGAGTCACCCTGCGCCCACTCCCGTTTATCAAGGTCAGCGGGGTTTTCTTGCCTGGAGCATCCCTTCGCTCGCCCGCGGCGGGCGCGCCTTGGGCGCGATCCGATGCCGACGCAGCAAGCGCGTCCAGGGCGTCGTTGACTCGTTCCTCTGAGCCCGGGAAGAGATGACCGTAGCGGTCGAGGATGAATGCCACCGAGGTCACACCGGCTCGCGTCTTTACCTCTAACGGATTCGCGCCTGCCGCGATCCAAAGCGCCACCGCGGTGTGACGAAGGTCGTGTGGCCGTAGAGGAGAGAGGCCAGCAGATGTCACGGCGGGTCGCCAAAAGCGCGTCCGCCACTGATTCAGGGATACAAGTCCACCATGAGGTGCCGGGAATACCAAGTCATTTGGCCCCGCCGCCCGTTGCTCAAGATGATCCCGCAGCGCATCGGCGGCAACTCTGGGGAGCGGAATTGTGCGGTGACCGGAGCGAGTCTTTGGGGGACCAACGACAAGATGTCCTCCGACATCGGTCACGATCTCAACGATTCTCACACTGGACTTTTCAAGGTCCACATAGTTCGTACGCAATCCCCAGACTTCGCCCATCCTTAGGCCCCCATAGGCGGCCAAGAGGACGGCGGCCCGATATCTGTGGTCCATTGTGTCACTGAGATTGCGCACTTCCGCTGGGTTGAGAAACCGCATCTCCTCACGTTCGATTCGCGGCCGGGGCGTTCCCTCGCATGGCGAAGACGGAATCTTTCTTGCCAGGACAGCACTCTTCATGATCTTGCCCATGATCTGAGAAGCCTTGACGACCGTTGCCGGAGCGAGAGGTTTGCCCGCATTGGCCTCCCCATTCGAAAGACCAGCAATCCAGTTGCAAATGGTCATGTAGCCAATATCACCGAGGCACAGGTGGCGGAAGTGGGGGAGGATATAGCGGTCGACATAACCCAGATCGCGGACCCTTGTCGAGAGCCGCAGATCAACGGTGGTGGTCTTCCATTCGTTGACCCATTCGCCAAACTTGAGCTTTTGCCCCGTGGGGTTCATCCAAGTTCCCTTGGCCAATTCGACCTGCTGTGTCGCAAGTGCTGCATCTGCGTCGGCTCTTGTCGGGAACGTCCCTAGCGGCACGCGTCCTCCACCAGGTGCCGTATAGCTGGCCTGCCAGCGTCCGGACTTTCGCTTTCGGATACTCCCGAATTGGCGCCGTCCCTTCCTACTCATCGAGTGCTCCAGAAGGGCCGTAGAGCGAATCGAGGCAGTGAGCTACCAGACGGGGATTTCGACGCCTCTAAAGGCACTACAGAGGCTGTGAGACCCTCTGGGCAGTCCGATTCAGGTGCAGAAAGTCCTGGGTTCTGGAACGATTGTTCCCACCACAGGGTGGTCCGCGACAGGAGCGAGCGTTTCGCGGAATGCGCGTCCGTTTTACGCATTTGCGTTGGCTGCCTGGCGACCGAGGACGGCTCGCACCGTGCTCGCGTGCCACTGCGATCCTCCATGCGCGGTCGGCACGCCATCGGCGTTGAGAGCACGGGCGATGGCGGAAAGCGATTCTCCAGCTTCCTTGGCCACGGCGATTCGCTGGGCGACGGCTGCTGGCAGCAGAACGGGGCGCCCGAGACGGACACCGGCGGCCTTCTTGGCGGCCAGGGCGTCACGGGTTCTGACGCCAATCGCGCGGCGCTCCCACTGTGCAACCGAGGCCATGAGGTTGGCGACCAACTCGCCGGTGGGCGTGCTGGGGTCGAGTCCGAGGTCGAGGGCGACCAAAGTCCACCCTTCTCGCTGACCCTGTGCCAGTAGATTGCCAGCGTCCATGACCGACCGGGTCGCCCGGTCGAGCTTGGCCACGACGAGCGCCCCCGCTTGACCAGAGCGGAGCAAGTCGAGCACGTGCCCCATCCCAGGCCGATCGAGGCTCTTGGCGCTGAATCCTGCGTCCTCGACCA
This window contains:
- a CDS encoding recombinase family protein — translated: MARRPKQAADPTRVVGYCRCSTQEQSDSGLGLDAQRASILAECARKGWTLVEMVEDAGFSAKSLDRPGMGHVLDLLRSGQAGALVVAKLDRATRSVMDAGNLLAQGQREGWTLVALDLGLDPSTPTGELVANLMASVAQWERRAIGVRTRDALAAKKAAGVRLGRPVLLPAAVAQRIAVAKEAGESLSAIARALNADGVPTAHGGSQWHASTVRAVLGRQAANANA